A genomic stretch from Helianthus annuus cultivar XRQ/B chromosome 1, HanXRQr2.0-SUNRISE, whole genome shotgun sequence includes:
- the LOC110877880 gene encoding tryptophan decarboxylase TDC2 codes for MGSPLSEFISSSEPFSYSKEFKPMNPEEFRDKAHKAVDFITDYYKNVETFPVLSQVQPGYLKNLLPETPPNTPESFDTILRDVQNVIIPGMTHWQSPNFFAYFPATISSAAFVGEMLCTCFNAVGFNWIASPAATELEMVVMDWLATMLHLPKSFMFSGSGGGVLQSTTSESILCTLVAARDRVLNEIGVEHVWKLVVYGSDQTHSTYKKACKLAGIDPRNIRSISTRVEDEFSLSPIALREVIEADLKEGLVPVYLCVTTGTTSTTAVDPIKELAEVASKYHIWVHVDAAYGGSACICPEYRHFLKGIEKVDSLSLSPHKWLLSYLDCCCLWIKSPKLFVDALSTNPEYLRNKHSESDSVVSYKDWQVGTGRRFKSLRLWFIIRSYGVENLQNHIRADIQMAITFEKLVRSDVKFEIVVPRRFSLVCFRLKQLNGFDSNCTEFVNKMLLERVNSTGQVYLTHTVVGGIYMLRFAVGATLTEERHVISAWELIKEMANTMVKVDS; via the coding sequence ATGGGAAGCCCCCTTTCCGAGTTTATTTCATCCTCAGAACCATTTTCATATTCTAAAGAGTTCAAGCCTATGAACCCTGAAGAGTTTCGCGACAAAGCCCATAAAGCGGTCGATTTCATCACTGATTACTACAAAAATGTTGAAACCTTCCCGGTTCTAAGCCAAGTTCAGCCCGGTTACCTTAAAAATCTGCTACCAGAAACCCCGCCCAACACCCCTGAATCATTTGACACTATCCTAAGAGATGTACAAAACGTTATTATCCCTGGTATGACACATTGGCAGAGTCCAAACTTCTTTGCATATTTTCCTGCTACCATAAGTTCAGCTGCGTTTGTTGGCGAAATGCTATGCACTTGTTTTAATGCGGTTGGGTTCAATTGGATCGCTTCGCCTGCTGCGACCGAGCTTGAGATGGTGGTGATGGATTGGCTTGCTACTATGCTTCACCTTCCGAAAAGCTTCATGTTCTCTGGTTCTGGAGGTGGGGTTTTGCAATCCACCACAAGCGAGTCGATTTTGTGCACCCTTGTTGCGGCAAGAGATCGTGTGCTTAATGAAATTGGAGTTGAACATGTTTGGAAGTTAGTCGTGTATGGGTCTGATCAAACTCACTCTACATACAAGAAAGCATGCAAGCTTGCTGGTATTGATCCACGAAACATACGGTCTATATCGACACGAGTGGAGGACGAGTTTTCTCTTTCTCCTATCGCCCTTCGAGAGGTTATAGAAGCTGACCTCAAAGAAGGGTTGGTCCCTGTTTATCTGTGTGTTACAACGGGGACCACTTCCACGACTGCAGTGGACCCCATTAAAGAACTTGCTGAGGTGGCAAGCAAGTATCATATATGGGTCCACGTGGACGCGGCTTACGGTGGAAGTGCATGCATATGTCCCGAATATCGACATTTTCTGAAGGGAATTGAGAAGGTCGACTCACTGAGTTTGAGCCCACATAAGTGGCTACTCAGTTACTTGGACTGTTGTTGCCTGTGGATAAAAAGCCCTAAATTGTTTGTTGACGCGCTGAGCACCAATCCCGAGTACTTGAGAAACAAACATAGTGAGTCCGACTCGGTTGTGAGTTACAAAGATTGGCAAGTTGGGACGGGCCGAAGGTTCAAGTCTTTACGTTTATGGTTCATCATACGTAGTTATGGTGTTGAAAACCTACAAAATCACATTCGGGCAGACATCCAAATGGCAATAACGTTTGAGAAGCTTGTAAGATCAGATGTAAAGTTCGAGATCGTTGTTCCACGAAGGTTTTCCTTGGTATGTTTCCGGTTAAAACAATTAAATGGGTTCGACTCCAACTGCACTGAGTTTGTAAACAAAATGCTACTTGAGCGAGTCAACTCGACAGGCCAAGTTTACTTGACTCACACGGTGGTTGGTGGGATTTATATGTTGAGGTTTGCAGTTGGAGCCACACTCACAGAAGAACGCCATGTGATAAGTGCTTGGGAGTTAATAAAGGAGATGGCTAATACCATGGTGAAAGTTGATAGTTAG